GTGTCTTTGTCCTGAGCCTTTTCGCTGGTGGTTGTTACTGCTGTATTCGCTCCTCTCCAGGGATGACATAGTGCCGTTTGCCGTGCTGCTGGCCTCCATGCACCCCTGGGGGCCCTGAAGCCTGCTCTCTTCTGGAGGGGGCTCTGGAGGCGGAGGCAGGTCTAACGGCCAGAAGTGAAGAGGAGAACATGAATGAGAAAAGTTTGAAATGTAATGAAGTCAATTTTCCTAAAATTGGCTAATGTCTGttgaataactttttttttttttgccattcaTCAAAAGACATCAAATACCTTTTAACCTCCAGCAAATATGCAAATCTGAGTTAATGAAAAATGTTCTGCTTGTTAAAATAAGAGTCCCAGTGTGTGATCTGTCATACTTTTCTTGTAAACATATGGCTTGTccagaaaaaaatgattttgtagCTAAGACGACAACTTCAATCCATAATACGGATCTCCAGCTGGTACCTGCTGCTTTCAGTCTTAGATTGTGTTGCATATCTGCCTTCCAAACATGCCTTTATATCATCGTTCCAAAACCAAACTGTCCCTGGTACAAACACTTCCTGAATCTAAGAAAAGCAGAGATTTCAATCTGTTCACCTCCTTGGATGTCTCTTCTGTATGCTGAAGTCTTGGACacctttttcttcattcttgATTTTTGGTTGGGAGGAGTGCATGTATCTGCCGGGGAGGAGCGGCTGTGCACTGTACgagcagaaagacaaacaaacaatcagACAGGGCCGTTGCATCCCTTCGTGTTTACATGTCATCATCCCATTTGCAATTCTGCATCTTGATGGCTGTGTTGGATTCATATGCATGAGCACACCAGTCACTTTACCGGGTGTGGTGGGGCTGACTCCGTCTTCATTCAGAGCTGGCCCCTGGCTGTGGAGGCAGCGATGGGCAGGACTTTGGCACTGCAGCGTGCCAACCTCTGATGAGCCGTGATGCTGTTGGCCGGAGAGGTTGGGGTTGGACTGGGTGAGCAGCGAGCTCAGTGCCTGGGGAACTGGCACTGGACCGCAGGGTAACCTTCTGCTAAGGGAAGTAAGAGCAACGTGTTACTGGCTAAATTTTGCGGCTGAGTTGTGAGGAGTGAGGTTAATGTTACAGGAGAAACTTTTATACTGGCAGAATAATTTATGTCTGGCTTCTAAACAAATGAGTTGAAATGCTGTCTGCCTCATTGTTGTTCATTTGGATGATTTAATTTCTGGTCATGGGCTCAGCCGTATGATGTCTAACAATCGAGTTGTTACACTGAGTTTATTTAAGCAGGGCTGTCGTAAATAGTCATAAAAAGCTTTGCTCCGTAACTTAGCCCTAAATTGCTTTGATGAATCTGAAATTTGTTGTCAAATTTtgttatgaaaataaatataccTCAGTTTTATTGCCAATTGggacatttataataaaataggGAGATAAAAATGGGTTTAGTTTAATATAAATGAAGCTAATTCTTTACCCATGAGGAAGCTTTCAGATTTATTGGTTCCACCCAACACAATATGAAAAGGTTTCACTGATTGTTAAAGACACTTTGTACTTTACAAGAAAGTAAAAAGTATTATTTGCAGAGTTaatattcacacattatactatgatctgatagaggtttagagctacagctgcatcatttaaaagggattttttttgttttgtgctatGAGCCATTTTCATCTATTCTTCACCAGTGACACAAAAACTTATATTTAACATCTTAAATCTCTTTTTATGAGTTCAAAGGTATTCTAACAGACCTTGTGGTTTCAGAgatacttagttttttttttattttgataagAGGCCTAAAAACAAGCACAGGGTTCAAGGGGTAAAAGCACCCCCTTTCATCAGTCAAGCTTGACAAAACTGTGCTCAGTTCAGAATATCCTTACGTAAACTAATCTCAAATTAAACAAGACGATTTATTAGATGGAGCTTTAAGCCTGTGCTTTAAAATCATAATCATGGTACATTTGATAAAGTTTGAAAACTTTGAATTTAAATACGAACACAAGCCTGTTCACATACCGTGACAGCTGCTGGCTCTCCTGTTGGTTGAGGCGGGGCAGGTCTTGGGGGGCTCTGGGCTCCTCGTGGGGTGATGGAGTGAGCGTTGCGGTCGACTGGTGGCTGTAGGAGGTGGTCGGAGAGGGAGCGTTGTTCCTTTGAGGGGAAGAGGGACAGTCCTCACATCCTTCCATCAGGTACGTCCTCTCTGGGAGGGGTGGACACCACTCCTCATCCGAGCTACATGGACAAAGGAGACTTTTACAGATCAATGATGAAGTGTACAACGTATCGTTGAGGAGCAGCTGGTTTGTCccctagttttttttaaattcagctcAACAACACAGCTACCTAAAGATTAATGATGTTCTTTCAGGCTACACtcgattttttttccataggcAAAACTGCAGGAGGTTAAGCTTCATTTCGGGTGGTATTGCTGCTCTAAAGTTGCAGACAGCGAGTGGTAGGgagaaaaacagctaaatgactAAAGCAATTGACCAAGACTGAGATAATCGAGTTGTTAGGGCCGGAGGCATGAGAACCGTGTTGGGGTTGATACTTTATGTGTCTCTTGGAGGTGAGGCTATGTCTAAGCTGTGTTTGACGTATTTATAGATGTGTGGCTGAGAAAGAGGAGGCTTGGAGGGTAGAGGTCCTAATGGACTGTGAGCCGAGTGGACGGCTTTTACCTTTACTGTCCTTGACTGTTAGTTTCTAAAAGGATTTGAggtgagaaacaaggagtgcaGCCACCTATATTTTAATGATACAGtaaaggattttaaaaagtctttaaaaaaaaaaatcagtctgaCTTTAATAAATGGCATATAATGttgttccttttatttattttttacctttaatGAACAATTACTTTACAAACCTTTAAAAGCTTTGAACCTCACTGATTGAAACTGTATAGGCCATATGcccgcccatccatccatccatccatccatccatccatccattttcttccattaTTTTGTGTCATGGAAACACAGAAACCCCTCTCTCTAATGACACTGCCTTGGGGTCTCCTCCAAGAAGAATGTGCCTTGAAAACCACCAAGGGGAGGTGACCTGGACTCATCCTAATCAGATGTCTGAACCACCTCAGTGGACTCCATTAAAaatggaggagcagcagctcctgatgtttcagctcctcGCCGGATAGCTTAGACTGAGCCTGATGACCTTCATTATTGTATTCACAAGCTCATTCTTTAAATTACTATGTACAGTCTTCTGTGAACTGCCATCTTAATGTTGGGATATTAGCCCCAAGGCAAAGTGGTCTCAGGGGAGGGGTCAGATTAAGAGCAATTCATAGACCTTGATGGAAAGACACCAGGATGGTTAAGAAACCTCACCCTGGAAAGCAAATTTAGGGCAACTCCTTGGAGCCAGGCCTGGGAGAGGAGCCACAGGCTGCCACCTCAAAGTGGGCTTGGGAGGAGTTTTCAAGGTTAGCTTTGCTTCAAGAGGAAAAGTTTAAGTATCTTGGGATCTTGCTCACGAGTGATGGTAGCTCCTCTGCACTAAAAGGAGTCAGCTGAGGTGGTTTAGGCATCTGATTAATGATGCCTCCTTGTTGCTTCTCTAAAAGCAGACTAGGAGGGATTATATACCCTTTCTGACCTGGGAACACAATGGATCTCCTGGAAGAAACTGGAGTCTATTTCTAATGTTTGTAAAGTTATCTTAGGAATAGCAAATGTTtgctttatatattttattatatttgttacATAAATCAAACATGTGCAGGGTTACTATATAATTCCTTTAGTTTAGTTCAGTGACTTTGTGCCCCAAAGTGCCTGTTTTATGAAAGTTGGATAAAAATTGACATTTTGCATGAACAATTAAGTACTTCGCACCTTAAACCTTTTTAGAAACTGAATTTAGAAGacagtaaatgtaaaataagtgAATGCTTGAACTGTTCATTCAGCCATCTACACATGCTCAAATTTGATTGGCTATGAGCACAGACACCTGAGGAATGAGGTCTGCAGCGGGACCACCTGGGAATGGCAATTTTCCTCACCCTATGTCCATGTCATCATTCTCTGGGAGTTGCTCATCCTGCTCGCACTGTTCCAGCTCTCCAGCGGGAGGAGGTGGGGGCAAAGCCTCCATCCAGGTCAGAGACGGAGTCTTGACAGCTTTACCCATCGCCTTCTGCTTGGGCttacctttaaaacaaaaaagccaggACAGTCGCAATAATTCCTTCAAGAAAAAGGCTTTGTCTCAAATTGGGATGACGAATATTCCAGCGAGCTGCAGCTGAAACGATTATTagcttcttttaaaagtaagaaaaccCCGCTGGTCTCACCACTGCAGCGGTCCGGCTGTGCATACTGAGCTCCGGAGGGTCCAGGCTGGGTGATCCAGTGTCCGTCATCCTGCTGCTCGCCGCTGTGAGCCGGTGCCTGCAGCTGATTGGTAAAGGGCATGATGGAGGCAGTGGCGTAAGGAGTGGTGGAGGTGTTTTGGGCATAAGTGAAGCTGTGCAGGTCTTCGCTGGTTGCATCAATGGTGCTGTAGATGGGACCCTCTGTGGAGCCTCCCATGCTGTACTTCTCTGTCTGACTCAAGTAGTTTGAGATGCCGGCTTCTGGACGAGGATGGAAGTTGGATTtaacacagttttattttttatgaaacacaaagacacactgAAGAGGCATTCCTACCGTTGTAGTATCTCTCAGCGGTGTCATGATTacttgtgcagcagttgacgGCCTCTTTACCACTGTGGACCAGGTTGGTGGTGGGCCAAGAGTCTGCCAGCCACGGGTAGTTACCCATGCTGCCTCCCAGCACTCCGGGCCTGCAGGGACATTCTGGCATTAATTGAAAGCGGGGTGCAACAGAAAACGACTATCCAGATGGaaacagagagaagcagagaaaaagCTGCACGTGCTCAGAAAGAAAGATTCGAAACATGTTGAGGACATGGGGGGAATTTAAAAAAGGAGGCAACAGAATGTAGATCCATGACACAGTCCAACTGTGAGATAAAAATCCTACCTTCCATTGAGTCCTGATCcttccccatgaggaaaaccaactgcaagaagatgaaaaaaaattaaaaggagaaaaaaactggCTGATCTGATTAATCCAGCTTTGTTTCCCCTCATTGGACAGACTTAAAACATggatttacttttcttttttctattactttatttattgaGAATCACATTGCAAATTTCTCCagcaaattcttttttttatcaagttcAAAATAGTGATTCcttttccagtttttgtttACAGACGAACGGACCAGGGAACAAGTCAGTGGCTATTAGAGGTAAAGAGAAGAGTCAATGTTAAATTAAAGAGGGGCACTTTACTTCTGTATGCATTCCTATCTGCAATGCTTGATATCCCAAACAAATACTTTCATTTGTTGTTTGCAGATGTTGAGTGTGGAAACCAAAAGAGCAGCTTCTCCaagcaaaacagaatttttAAGGTGAATATATTCAGTGGTTCTGCATAAATGACTATCCAGAGAGTTTGCATCTTTGGACAGGCTCTGAATAAATGAAGCTTTCTCCAGCAGCCTGAGATGTGTGATTTTTAGACAGGAGTACTGCAAAATCTACAAAGAGTGAATTTACTTTTCATGATACTGAAGTGGTGCAAAGAGAAAATGCACCTTTTTTTGGGTTGGAGGTTCATGTGAATCAACTCTAAAAGAGTCGCAGCTGCAGAAAACAGACTCACTAAACAACAAAGTGACTTTATCTGCAGCATGCATGCACAAGCTCAACTTTCAGCCATGTGCAGCTTATGTTGCgacacttattttatttatatagtttagaaaaaaaaaagcttcaacaaAAGCAGCAACTAGAATCCACCTCCACAGAACTTGATTTCAGTCAGCAGACACAGCTAGCCTCGGGTTAGCTACAGTAATATCAACTTCCAGGGTCTTCCTGACCTGCTGGTGTGTAGGCGAAGGAGGCGGTGTAAtggctcagctccttcctcTTCTTACGGCGACAGTAGATCcagacactgaaccccatgaGGATGACCCAGCAGGCTCCGCCGATGCCCGCGATGAACGCCGGCTGCTTGACCACGTCGGTGATCTGCTCAGCCAGACTCACACTGCTCTCCTCGCCGCTGTCGCCGGTGCCACTGCCGCCTCCGCCGCCTGGCATGGAGGGCTGTTCAGCTGGCAGCTCTGAGGCAAGAAAAGCAAGCAGGGGAGAGGCAAAAATAAATCTTCACTTTATTTATGTCTGGTGGAACAAATAGACGATGTGTTTGCTGGGAAACACAAATGTCTCCACCAAATGTTACTGAACAATTCAGTAACTATCTGAACATTACGCACCGAATAAAAAGCCAAGAAATAAAGAGAGTCAATGGGAGTAATTCTGTGGGGACAATGAATATATGAACAATAACCATTGTATAGCTTGCTGATGGTCTAAGAGTACACTACTAATAAAAAGTCTTGAACCACCTGCACTTTCTTCATATtgtcagaaaaactgaaaaaagatgCAACAATTTACGtacaaacattaatataaattaagtacataaggaaaaaaacagagtttgtcTAATTCTAAAAAGCTTGAAAGTCAAATGTTGGTATAGTAGtctccaggaatagttctccagagttcttgaaggacttttcaaagcttttctttaGACGTTTTTAGCCTTTTATTCTGTTCTCTGTACAGACGATCCCATACTCCTTCAATAATGGCTCCGGGGAGGATTCATCGCTCTATCAGCCCTGTACCATGTATACTAATAGTTCTTTGAGAATCATCTAGTTGATCCACAaactgtattttctgttttattttgtgtctttgtgacaggcAGCTAGTAAAAAGTGTCCCAAGACCCAatttaaattagtttgtttccatgttgtgtCTTAAACGATCAATCCCTTCAGTCAAGTGCTTTATGTTTGAATAATTCATAGGTCAGTGTTAAGTTGCTAAAAAAACGAATTTCTCTGTAAATGGTCAGAATGACGGACTggccaaaaagcagctgatcAACAAAGATCTTTATAAAGTTGAAAACTGTTGCTAAGATGTCTGCAAAGTGTCGTAGCTCTGACagctgtttgcatgttttctccaGCTGTAAGCGACTTACTGATGAGAACAGACACTGGCTGACTACGAGTGCCAACGCCTGCGCTGGTCACTGCCGCCACCTCCACCTGGTAGAGCACGCCGGGCATCAGGCCTTTCAGCACCGTGGACAGTGTGTCACCGTCCAGAGTTTTGTTGATGTAGTAGCGCGTCTGGTTGTCGGTGCCACTGCCGACACACCAAACCTGTTTGAATGCACAGAACAGCAGTTAAACAGCTGTGTTGTGGTTATGCTTGCAGACACTGAGCTCATAATGTCGTCTTATAAACCTCTGCTCATGAATCAGATGTGTGTCAGAACTCAGGTGTGCTGTTTACCCTGTATTCCTGGATGACACCGTTCTGCATCTCACTGGGTGGAGGCTCCCAGGAGACGCTGATGCTGGAGGTGTTGCTTAGCTTCACCGTTGCCACTTTAACAGCTCTGGGTGGGGCACTGGGGACTAAGAGAGGTGGGGGAAAGCATAAATATCTTCTCATCAACATGCCTGTGTGCAGCAAATTGGGTATTTATTAACAtgtacaaatacataaataagtaattaacagctgaaggaaataaaagaggacATAAAACCAATTAAGAAACATGAAAGTGAATCGTAGCAGGAGAGGAAATAAAGGTTTATCAGAGCTGcaaaagttaatgtttttttttctttttttgccagaTTAAGACACTCAAGTCAATTCAGAGTCTATGTTGATGGCAAGaaccgtctgcacctgtttttatgattatttttaatcaagaGTTTACGTCAACCAATATAAACCCCAGGCTGCAGAAATCAGTTAATGGAAAAACTGGGATCAATATAAATGAACTGAAATTGCAGAGGAAATAAGTTAACCCTAAATGGAGAGAATATGACTGAGATCCATACAATGTAATGCAGGCTAATGAAGAGCAGCGTTCAAGGCCCTGCGGTGTCAAACAGAACATAGCAGAGCTCACTAAAAGGAATTTCTCTGAAGCTCTCTCTGATATTAGATTTGATACCTTCTTCTAGGGTTCGAACCAGCAGGGTACGGCTGTCTTTGCCTTGGAATTCATCGAAATAAGGGCGGATCTTTATCTCGTACTCGGTTCCTTTGAACAAGCTGGCGAGGACTGTGCTGCGCTCGGAAGGAGAGTTGATGTCCTGTAGGAGCCAGTTAGCACCGCTGGGCCGGTAAAAGAGACGGTAGCCCTGGATGTACTGAGACTGACGGTCAAcctaaaaatatatgaaagagGCAATAGGGTGAAATGAAAATAACCTTTTAAATGACCCTTAAAAACCTTCcttcttaaattaaaacatggATTTGAGCCACTTACCATCCAGGACACTCGGATCGAGGATGTTGTTAGCATTACGGGGTCTTGAAGCTGGACGGCCACCTCTCCCAGCTCTCTCTGCAGCTGTCTGTGGTCCACTCCCTGACCTGTAGGGCTCACATCTGagtaaaaacacacaaccaCTTCTCTTCAGAGTGCTGCCAAATTGTACTTACAAACACTACAGAGGCTATCTGAGTCAGGCTTTATTGGACATGGGTGGAGAACATACTGACCTTGTGTCCTGACGGGCTCGGAGATGGGGCTCGGGTCACTCAGGCCATAGGCATTGACAGCTCGGACAATGAACAGGTAGATGGTGTTGGGAAGAAGACCAGTGATGGTGTGCGTCTCAATTTTCACCATGTCGGCTACAGTCTGCCATGTGCTGCCCGCTGACTGGCTgcaaaggaagagaaaaaaaaatgctgctctctttctgaaactttatataaatattatctAACTTATGATCATTAACTTAAATTTGGTAACTTATAACACAAAACCCCATTTCTAAAAACTTAAATGTGTAATTTCTTAATTAATTTAAGCCTTTATGTAACAGACACATATACAAAGGAGTGTTTTCACTGTCCAAGAGGTGTACAGACAAAACGAGCAACAGCGTTCTAGAAAATTCTGCAATCATCAAATTAGCAGGTAAGGGTgtcatgactgggtataaaaagaaCATCCACCAAAGGTTCTATGTTTCCAAACAACGACCGGTCATGTTTCAACACTTTGTGTCAAACTTAATCAGAAAATCCTCTATCAGTTTAGAAAATAAGTAAGAATGTTGATTTTACAGCATCTACAGAGCAGAATACGCAATGGTGCTTTCAAACAGACTCCATTTTGGCTCTGGCTGACACATGGTTCGGGAGTCTCAGAACATCTGTGCTTTCTTGCAAACTGGTCTGcgttcacaccagtttaaccagattCATAGTGTTAGAAAGTTGATGGCTAACTCAATTCATTAGGCTCCGTTTTAACCTATgttttcccaaaataaacaatatgttCAGACAACCAAGCGAACATCAAGAGATGTTAGGATCAACACAAGCCTACATAATCGAAATTTAAAGCGGTTGCCGGGCAACATAATGCAGTGGCATTCAAGTTTTACACAAATGAATCATTCCATTGTTGGATCAACCTCAGTGAGCCTGTctgaaaataataacaataacaagtGCTCTGTCATCAATCTACtatttttgaaaacaaaaacaaaaacaaaaaaacaaaaaacaaacacagatgacCTCACAGTTCACAACTGCGAACCACTATTTTTTGGTACTCTTTTCAGGTTCTGAACCCACTTTTTTTCTGGTCTGAACATACCGACTGGTTCCAACTTTGGCACTGTGCTGGTGCCCAGCCAGTGTAAAGGGGCTATGAGCATTAGGAAATCTATGTGTGTGAAGGCCAAGGACAGAAACTATTGCTGGATGAGCTAAGCATCGAGTCTTTAGACAGGACTTGAGAAACTGACATACTACAATGATTAATGTAACTACCTGGACTCAGAAGTGCCTTGATAACACTAATGAATTCTCTGGATAGCAACTAATTTTAGATGGACAGAAGACAGATGAATCCTCATTTCAGTTGCTAtttggaagaaagaaaaaacaaaacagaacaactgacatttgtttctgtgtaccaaaaaatgagaaagaccatccaggtttttatcacttaaatacataaaagtcAGCATCTGTGATGGTATGCTAGGGCATCGGTGTCCATGGTATGGATGACTTTTAATATGTAAAGGTACTATTGATACATAAGTAGAAACTAGAATATTGAAGGAATATTTGCTACCATCAGTTGACATCTTTTCCAGGAAAATAAAGGCCCATTAATGCTTGAGGCAGAAGACAATATGCAGACAGAACTTTAGTCCGTCTCCTGCGTCATTTATgtgcataatttggtctgtttttggtGGGCTTGTGAATCTGTTGCTGGATGCAGCAAACGGAGCAATACCATTGCAACCCccagggggcagtgttgagcagtatagctaaCATGCGGCCagcgaaaggaacaaaccagaaaagaagaggaacaaTAGGAAGAATAAGAAGATGACTATGACGAGGACAACAACAAAGGCTAGAAAGGGTTTGTTGCAAATTTGGGACCCAAGCATCAAGGGGTGAATGTTcacaagaaaaaagcaaaagaaaacgtgtctttgcattttttcttttcctttgaacaataatatcaataatataaaaaaatcaattattttGGTTCAAATATCTTAAAGGGTTGAGATAACAGTTAATAATATGGTAACAACAGTGAAATGGCCAAAGCTTGAAACAGTGATGGGATAGCAAACACTTTTTTTAGGTCTTTGACTCCAGTCCGAGAGGTGGAGATGCCTCAGAAAGGTTAATTTCCACAAATTTTTAATAAGATTCATTGTAGTCACTGGATTAGCTGCTCTACTACATGGTAGAGCTGGGAGTTAAAGGGTTAAGAGGTTTTTCCAGCATgaaagtttaaagttaaatttaaattcaGATCACTTTGAATCTTtttgaatgtgttttaaaaaatgccttcagaaatttaacagtttattctcagcatctttcttttctaattttctaaTGCAAATGCTTCACTCCTGAAAACTGATGCCGTGATGATGGAATCAGATTCTGTTCAAGCAGAACCTCATATAAAAAGCTTCTGGGCATTTTGGCTCTCTTGTTGCTGTGTGAATATCATCTGCTGTACTGACTCGAATTCCTTTGATATTGTGCAAAAAACCCACATCCAACACATCTGAGAACCAAAGCAATGAACTGTCTATTATTTTtgcatgaaaatgaaatctttTGATCTGTAAACATGTAAGATGTTGGCTATTTCAGTCTGTAACATAACATGTTCAGCTTACTTGCAGGAATTAACATCAGATGAATTTCAGGATGAGGCAACATAATCAAAAATATCTCACTGAAATGAGGTACGAGAGAAGGAGTGGCTATATTTCATATCAGTGACAGCATTTAAagcttgtctgtgtgttttcttaTATATTGTACTCTGGAGTGTTTTGCAATGCTGATTTGCTCTGCAGCTACACAGTTAATCAATGCACGAAGATTTGAGAGCAATACAGGGATCTATTTTCAGCTTTCTAGGATTTTTCTCTTCTTGTAAACAACATGACGTGACCAAAGTTTGTCGTGGTGCAGACGGGTTTGTATTTCCTCAACGATCACCTCCACACGAAACCATTTGCTGTTGTGgtgaataataaaatgtaagtCAAGCGAAGCTGTCAAACAGGAAATAAGGGCATGTTCTT
The sequence above is a segment of the Melanotaenia boesemani isolate fMelBoe1 chromosome 15, fMelBoe1.pri, whole genome shotgun sequence genome. Coding sequences within it:
- the robo3 gene encoding roundabout homolog 3 isoform X3; translation: MENRLTLVPMLVLFALGTLAHGSRPRLEDAAPRIIEHPSDLIVSKGEPATLNCKAEGRPTPMVEWYKDGERVETDREDPRSHRMLLPSGSLFFLRIVHGRRSKPDEGVYVCVARNYLGEAVSRNASLEVAILRDDFRQTPSDVVVAAGEPAVMECIPPRGHPEPTISWKRNNVRVNDRDERITIRGGKLMISNTRKSDAGMYVCVGTNMVGEKDSDPAELVVFERPVFTKQPVNQVVLADDTVDFYCEVHGDPTPTVRWRREEGELPRGRFEIRSDNSLRLSQVRAEDEGTYTCVSENSVGKAEASGTLQVHVGLSLPPQIIIRPRDQITAPGRTVTFLCGTKGNPPPAVFWQREGSQILLFPIQEPLQAGRFSVSLSGELTITDVRVEDSGYYICQAISVAGSILTKALLEVESAPSDRVPPIIRQGPANHTLAPGSTAQLHCHIMGNPIPSIQWEKDGQRILGNDGRISLMENGTFQITNLQETDSGVYTCLASSSSGETSWSGVLTVKESADTSVAQAAEPFQLPGPPHKPIVTDVSKNSVSLTWQPNAHEGGAAVTSYIIEAFSQSAGSTWQTVADMVKIETHTITGLLPNTIYLFIVRAVNAYGLSDPSPISEPVRTQDVSPTGQGVDHRQLQRELGEVAVQLQDPVMLTTSSIRVSWMVDRQSQYIQGYRLFYRPSGANWLLQDINSPSERSTVLASLFKGTEYEIKIRPYFDEFQGKDSRTLLVRTLEEVPSAPPRAVKVATVKLSNTSSISVSWEPPPSEMQNGVIQEYRVWCVGSGTDNQTRYYINKTLDGDTLSTVLKGLMPGVLYQVEVAAVTSAGVGTRSQPVSVLIKLPAEQPSMPGGGGGSGTGDSGEESSVSLAEQITDVVKQPAFIAGIGGACWVILMGFSVWIYCRRKKRKELSHYTASFAYTPAVGFPHGEGSGLNGRPGVLGGSMGNYPWLADSWPTTNLVHSGKEAVNCCTSNHDTAERYYNEAGISNYLSQTEKYSMGGSTEGPIYSTIDATSEDLHSFTYAQNTSTTPYATASIMPFTNQLQAPAHSGEQQDDGHWITQPGPSGAQYAQPDRCSGKPKQKAMGKAVKTPSLTWMEALPPPPPAGELEQCEQDEQLPENDDMDIGSDEEWCPPLPERTYLMEGCEDCPSSPQRNNAPSPTTSYSHQSTATLTPSPHEEPRAPQDLPRLNQQESQQLSRRRLPCGPVPVPQALSSLLTQSNPNLSGQQHHGSSEVGTLQCQSPAHRCLHSQGPALNEDGVSPTTPVHSRSSPADTCTPPNQKSRMKKKVSKTSAYRRDIQGDLPPPPEPPPEESRLQGPQGCMEASSTANGTMSSLERSEYSSNNHQRKGSGQRHADNEEVMPYSSKSGYLSRGQMSSNCSTTGSSSSRGSTGSRGLNSARKHNEAMR
- the robo3 gene encoding roundabout homolog 3 isoform X4 — its product is MLRYLIKTLLQMNLFTDTIRNPSNGTDLFYNGSLPSFNSSLLDWGNFTGFNGSRPRLEDAAPRIIEHPSDLIVSKGEPATLNCKAEGRPTPMVEWYKDGERVETDREDPRSHRMLLPSGSLFFLRIVHGRRSKPDEGVYVCVARNYLGEAVSRNASLEVAILRDDFRQTPSDVVVAAGEPAVMECIPPRGHPEPTISWKRNNVRVNDRDERITIRGGKLMISNTRKSDAGMYVCVGTNMVGEKDSDPAELVVFERPVFTKQPVNQVVLADDTVDFYCEVHGDPTPTVRWRREEGELPRGRFEIRSDNSLRLSQVRAEDEGTYTCVSENSVGKAEASGTLQVHVPPQIIIRPRDQITAPGRTVTFLCGTKGNPPPAVFWQREGSQILLFPIQEPLQAGRFSVSLSGELTITDVRVEDSGYYICQAISVAGSILTKALLEVESAPSDRVPPIIRQGPANHTLAPGSTAQLHCHIMGNPIPSIQWEKDGQRILGNDGRISLMENGTFQITNLQETDSGVYTCLASSSSGETSWSGVLTVKESADTSVAQAAEPFQLPGPPHKPIVTDVSKNSVSLTWQPNAHEGGAAVTSYIIEAFSQSAGSTWQTVADMVKIETHTITGLLPNTIYLFIVRAVNAYGLSDPSPISEPVRTQDVSPTGQGVDHRQLQRELGEVAVQLQDPVMLTTSSIRVSWMVDRQSQYIQGYRLFYRPSGANWLLQDINSPSERSTVLASLFKGTEYEIKIRPYFDEFQGKDSRTLLVRTLEEVPSAPPRAVKVATVKLSNTSSISVSWEPPPSEMQNGVIQEYRVWCVGSGTDNQTRYYINKTLDGDTLSTVLKGLMPGVLYQVEVAAVTSAGVGTRSQPVSVLIKLPAEQPSMPGGGGGSGTGDSGEESSVSLAEQITDVVKQPAFIAGIGGACWVILMGFSVWIYCRRKKRKELSHYTASFAYTPAVGFPHGEGSGLNGRPGVLGGSMGNYPWLADSWPTTNLVHSGKEAVNCCTSNHDTAERYYNEAGISNYLSQTEKYSMGGSTEGPIYSTIDATSEDLHSFTYAQNTSTTPYATASIMPFTNQLQAPAHSGEQQDDGHWITQPGPSGAQYAQPDRCSGKPKQKAMGKAVKTPSLTWMEALPPPPPAGELEQCEQDEQLPENDDMDIGSDEEWCPPLPERTYLMEGCEDCPSSPQRNNAPSPTTSYSHQSTATLTPSPHEEPRAPQDLPRLNQQESQQLSRRLPCGPVPVPQALSSLLTQSNPNLSGQQHHGSSEVGTLQCQSPAHRCLHSQGPALNEDGVSPTTPVHSRSSPADTCTPPNQKSRMKKKVSKTSAYRRDIQGDLPPPPEPPPEESRLQGPQGCMEASSTANGTMSSLERSEYSSNNHQRKGSGQRHADNEEVMPYSSKSGYLSRGQMSSNCSTTGSSSSRGSTGSRGLNSARKHNEAMR